The following is a genomic window from Nocardioides thalensis.
ATCCTCGCCGACGACGCTCTGCTGCGGAAGGTCGTCTCCGGAGAGCTCGCCGAGGTCGCCAAGACCTACGGCACCCCGCGCCGTACGGTGCTGCTCGAGTCGGCCGGCACCGCCGCCGTCGCGGCCGCCTCGACGCCCCTCGAGGTGCCCGACGACCCGTGCTTCGCGCTGCTCTCCTCCACCGGCCTGCTGGCGCGCACGGCGAGCGCCGACCCGGTCGGCGAGGGCGGCTCCCGCGCCAACCACGACGTGGTCGTCTCAGCCGTCCGTACGACGGCCCGCGGCGAGGTCGGCGTGCTGACCTCCGCCGGGCGCCTCCTGCGGCTCGGCGTGCTCGACCTGCCGGCGATCCCACCGTCGGCCAACGAGACCAACCTCCAGGGCGGTCTCCCGCTCGCGGAGATGCTCCCGCTGGCGGCCGGCGAGCGCGCCCTCGCGCTGTGCTCCCTGGCCACCGAGGGTCCCGGTCTCGCGCTCGGCACCCGGCAGGGCGTCGTCAAGCGGGTCAACCCCGAGGTCCTCGGCAAGGACGAGTGGGACGTCATCTCGCTCAAGGACGGCGACGAGGTGGTCGGCGCGGTCGAGCTGCGCACCGGCGACGAGGAGCTGTGCTTCGTGACCTCCGACGCCCAGCTGCTGCGGTTCGGTGCCGACGCGGTCCGGCCGCAGGGCCGATCGGGCGGCGGCATCGCCGGCATCCGGGTCGCCGACAAGCAGCGGGTCGTGTGGTTCGGCGCGCTCGCGGGCGGCGTGCCCGCCGTACTGGTGACCGCCTCGGGGTCGTCCACGGCGCTACCCGGCACCGAGCCGGGCGCGGTGAAGGTCACCGACTTCGCCGAGTACCCGCAGAAGGGCCGCGCCACCGGCGGGGTCCGCTGCCACCGCTTCCTCAAGGGCGAGGACACCCTCGTCTTCGCCTGGGCCGGGCCGGCGCCCGCCCGCGGTGCCGCGGCGAGCGGCGCCCCGGTCGACCTCCCGGAGGCCACCGGACGGCGCGACGGCTCGGGGGTGCCCGGCAGCCAGCCGCTGGCCGCCGCGGCCGGCCCGCTGTCCGCCGTACTGCCCTCGGAGCCGACCAGCGATGTGTCAGGGTGACGCCATGACGAACCGCCTCCCTCGCTCCGGGGCCGGGCAGCTCGCCGCCGGTGCGATGCTCGCGCTGCTCGCCGCGACGACGCTGACGGCCTGCACCGGCGAGCCCGAAGAGACGGCCGGCCAGAACGACGCCGCCGACGCCGACGAGGACGGGTCGGTCACGCCCGAGGAGGTCATGGCCTACGCCAAGAGCCTGCTCGACGAGACGTCCGGCGTCCGGATCAGCCTCAAGACCAACGACGAGCCGCCGGAGGGCGACTACCTGGCCGCCGCTGAAGGCACGATCACCACCCAGCCGGCCTTCGACGGCACCGTCAGCGGCCGGGTGATGGGCTTCGACGCCAGTGACATCGACGTGGTCTCCGTCGACGGCGAGCTCCAGGTCAACGTTCCCGTGACGGGGTGGACCACGTTCGACCCCTCCGAGTTCTGCGCGCCCGACCCCGCCCTGCTGCTCGACCCCGAGTCGGGCGTCTCCTCCGTCCTCACCGCGGCCGAGGGCCTCGAGGAGGGCGAGGCCGAGCGCGGCGGCGCCGACAACGAGGTGATCCTCACGCCGTTCGACGGCACCGTGCCCGGTGAGGCGATCCAGCAGATCCTGCCGTGCGCCGAGGGCGACGAGTTCGAGGCGACCTTCCGCGTCAACGGCGACGGCTACCTCGACTCGGCCGACATCACCGGCGAGTTCTTCCCGGGCGTCGAGGACATCACCTACACGATCCAGGTCCTCGAGTACGACGTGGAGCGCGAGATCACCGCCCCCTGATGGACACAGGGGTGACGGCGGGGCCCGACCGCCGCGCACGGCTGCTGCTCGGCTTCTGCGCGGTCGCCGTGGCGTTCGCCGCGGTCGACACGTACGTCGTGGTGCTCGCGCTGCCCGACATGATGGCGGCCACCGGGATCCCGGTCGACGAGCTCCAGCGCGCGGCGCCGATCGTCTCCGGGTTCCTGCTCGGCTACGTCGCGATGCTGCCCCTGATCGGCCGGATCGCCGACCTGCGCGGCCAGGTGCCGGTGCTCGCGATGTCCCTGGTCGTGTTCTCGATCGGGTCGCTGCTCACCGCGGTCTCCTACGACCTCGGCACCATGGTCGCCGGCCGCTTCCTCCAGGGCGTCGGCGGCGGCGGGCTGGTCCCCGCCACCATGGCCCTCGTCGCCGCCCTCTACCCCGTCGAGCGCCGCGGGATGCCGCTCGGCATCGTCTCCGCGGTCCAGGAGTTCGGCAGCGTCCTCGGCCCCCTCTTCGGAGCCCTCGTCCTCTCCTTCACCTCCTGGCGCGGCATCTTCGCGATCAACCTCGCCGTCGGCGTCGTCCTCGCCCTCGCCGTCCGCGCCCTGTCCCCGCCCAACCGGCACGGTTGGCGCGCCGAACCGGCAGGGTTGGCGGGTCGAACCGGCACGGTTGGCGCGTCGAACCGTCTTCGTTCGCTGGTTCCGCTGGTCCTCGGACTCGTTGCTGCGGTGGTCACGCTCGTGGCCGGGCTGATCACGTTCACCGAGCCTTCGGAGCTCCGGCGCGACCTGACCTGGGGCCAGCTGTTCATCCCGTACGTCGACGACGGCCCGCGTTGGCTCACCCCGATCGGCGTGATCACGATCGTCGCGCTCGTGGTGCTGGTCGGCTCGTGCCTGCTCCCCGGCCGCACGCTCGTGGACCTGCGCGGCTGGTTCCGGAGCATGGTCGAGGCCGACCTGCTCGGCGCGCTCCTGTTCGCGACGGCGCTGGCCGGGGTCGTGCTCGCGTTCGCCACCGCCGACCCCGAGGTGGCGGTCTTCAACCCGCAGGGACCGTGGTTCCTGCTCGGCTCCGCGGTCGCCACGGTCCTGCTGCTCCTCCACCTGCGCCGGGCCGACGCGCCGATCGTGCCGCGCGGGGCGCTGCGCGCCGTACCCGCCTGGGGGTCGCTGGTCGTCAGCTTCCTCGTCGGCTGGGCGCTGATCGCGGCGCTCGTCGACATCCCGCTGCTCGCGCGCACCACGACCGAGGACACCCAGCTCGGAGCCGCGCTCGTACTGCTCCGCTTCCTCGTCGCGCTGCCGGTCGGCGCGGTCGTCGGCGGCTGGCTCCTGCGCCGAGTGCCGGCGGGTGTCGTGACCGCGG
Proteins encoded in this region:
- a CDS encoding LppX_LprAFG lipoprotein, which translates into the protein MTNRLPRSGAGQLAAGAMLALLAATTLTACTGEPEETAGQNDAADADEDGSVTPEEVMAYAKSLLDETSGVRISLKTNDEPPEGDYLAAAEGTITTQPAFDGTVSGRVMGFDASDIDVVSVDGELQVNVPVTGWTTFDPSEFCAPDPALLLDPESGVSSVLTAAEGLEEGEAERGGADNEVILTPFDGTVPGEAIQQILPCAEGDEFEATFRVNGDGYLDSADITGEFFPGVEDITYTIQVLEYDVEREITAP
- a CDS encoding MFS transporter, giving the protein MDTGVTAGPDRRARLLLGFCAVAVAFAAVDTYVVVLALPDMMAATGIPVDELQRAAPIVSGFLLGYVAMLPLIGRIADLRGQVPVLAMSLVVFSIGSLLTAVSYDLGTMVAGRFLQGVGGGGLVPATMALVAALYPVERRGMPLGIVSAVQEFGSVLGPLFGALVLSFTSWRGIFAINLAVGVVLALAVRALSPPNRHGWRAEPAGLAGRTGTVGASNRLRSLVPLVLGLVAAVVTLVAGLITFTEPSELRRDLTWGQLFIPYVDDGPRWLTPIGVITIVALVVLVGSCLLPGRTLVDLRGWFRSMVEADLLGALLFATALAGVVLAFATADPEVAVFNPQGPWFLLGSAVATVLLLLHLRRADAPIVPRGALRAVPAWGSLVVSFLVGWALIAALVDIPLLARTTTEDTQLGAALVLLRFLVALPVGAVVGGWLLRRVPAGVVTAAGMVCAAVAFLWMAQWGETSLDAFVSNVPLVLGGLGFGLALAPVNAAMLASTSDDAHGLGSALVVVARMVGMLVGISALTTWGLRRLYAEAEANPDLDTRELAIVQEQAVFTGAAAVAFLAAVLALTLFRRARTGAVDVAEVLRAAG